The following are from one region of the Arachis duranensis cultivar V14167 chromosome 10, aradu.V14167.gnm2.J7QH, whole genome shotgun sequence genome:
- the LOC107469951 gene encoding uncharacterized protein LOC107469951: MGFEKAGTERKLQLQELECLRLEAYENSRLYKEKVRAVHDKNIKRREFRHRELVFFYNSRLRLMLGKLGSRWEGPYRIEKAEAYGIVHLSHPSSPNTLKVNGHRLKLYHGEKMKDNKELEILLLVDPPTEVD, encoded by the coding sequence ATGGGGTTCGAGAAAGCGGGGACTGAGAGGAAGCTGCAACTACAAGAACTGGAgtgccttcgcctagaagcctATGAGAACTCCAGGCTATACAAAGAGAAGGTGAGGGCTGTGCATGACAAGAATATCAAGCGAAGAGAGTTCAGACATAGGGAGTTAGTCTTCTTTTACAattccaggttgagactcatgCTTGGAAAGTTGGGATCTAGATGGGAAGGCCCCTACAGAATAGAAAAGGCTGAGGCATATGGCATCGTCCACTTGAGTCACCCTTCAAGCCCTAATACCCTCAAGGTCAATGGGCACCGCTTGAAGCTCTACCATGGTGAGAAGATGAAAGACAACAAGGAGCTGGAGATCCTCCTCTTGGTGGATCCACCCACAGAAGTAGATTGA